The proteins below come from a single Bartonella schoenbuchensis R1 genomic window:
- the efp gene encoding elongation factor P: MKINGNEIRPGNVIEHQGGLWVAVKCNAVKPGKGGAFNQVEMKNLIDGTKLNERFRAAETVERVRLEQKDFTFLYEQGEMLVFMDSSSYEQLELHKDFVGDRAAFLQDGMVVTVELYQEKPIGISLPDQVVVTIAETEPAIKGQTVTSSYKPAILENGIRILVPPFIQVGERVVVDTNELIYVRRTNEKG, translated from the coding sequence ATGAAAATTAATGGTAATGAAATTCGCCCTGGAAATGTTATCGAGCATCAAGGAGGTTTGTGGGTTGCTGTTAAATGCAATGCTGTCAAGCCAGGAAAAGGTGGTGCCTTTAACCAGGTTGAGATGAAAAATCTGATTGATGGAACAAAACTCAATGAACGGTTTCGTGCTGCTGAGACTGTTGAGAGAGTGCGGCTTGAACAAAAGGATTTCACATTCCTTTATGAGCAAGGTGAGATGTTGGTTTTTATGGATTCAAGTTCTTATGAACAGCTTGAATTGCACAAAGATTTTGTCGGTGATCGCGCTGCTTTTTTACAAGATGGAATGGTTGTCACGGTTGAGCTTTATCAAGAAAAACCAATTGGCATATCGCTACCTGATCAGGTTGTTGTGACAATTGCTGAGACTGAACCTGCAATTAAAGGGCAAACTGTTACCTCATCTTATAAGCCTGCGATTTTAGAAAATGGTATTCGTATTCTCGTGCCACCTTTCATTCAGGTTGGGGAACGTGTTGTTGTTGACACCAATGAATTAATTTATGTGCGTCGCACAAATGAAAAGGGATAA
- a CDS encoding tetratricopeptide repeat protein → MSKVFACVLIFTAFLSFSAVADPVGEEAQDVEVESSKIEESPDESTLKVPENTAKAQDHESSAQVLKAGQYDEAYDYYMQGNYLKAFHEALKRAEYNDPAAQTLIGQMYMEGYAVPLDGERAALWFGSAAKHGDPQAQLRYGLMLFSGTFVTKDKERGIEFVQKALHAGVREAYFYYGQILLHKAFDEKNDLEGVTLQNKQDEAKEQALKLFLKGAALGDPEAAFAAAKILSEGTLTKPKDDYNARRLIEVAAQNKHLMAQMLLAQWLIEGRGGETDFKRAFYLLFDNAVKMVAVAQVNLARLYRDAIGVEGDIITAAAWYMVAKKAKVQASDLEVMLQGMDEAQLKEAEQKAIAFIPVL, encoded by the coding sequence ATGAGTAAAGTGTTTGCGTGTGTGTTGATTTTTACAGCTTTTTTGTCTTTTTCTGCTGTTGCAGACCCTGTGGGAGAAGAAGCACAAGATGTTGAAGTTGAATCTAGTAAGATAGAAGAATCACCAGATGAATCCACTTTAAAGGTGCCTGAAAACACTGCAAAAGCCCAAGATCATGAGAGTTCTGCTCAAGTATTAAAAGCAGGCCAATATGATGAAGCCTATGATTATTATATGCAAGGCAATTATTTAAAAGCTTTTCATGAAGCACTCAAACGTGCTGAATACAATGATCCAGCTGCGCAAACTTTGATTGGTCAAATGTATATGGAAGGATATGCTGTTCCCCTTGATGGTGAGCGTGCTGCTTTATGGTTTGGAAGCGCTGCAAAACACGGGGACCCACAAGCACAACTGCGCTATGGCCTTATGTTGTTTAGTGGGACCTTTGTCACAAAGGACAAAGAGCGTGGCATAGAATTTGTTCAAAAAGCACTGCATGCTGGTGTGAGGGAAGCCTATTTCTATTATGGGCAAATTCTTCTTCATAAAGCGTTTGATGAAAAAAACGATCTTGAAGGTGTGACTTTACAAAACAAACAAGATGAAGCAAAAGAACAGGCTTTGAAGTTGTTTTTAAAGGGTGCTGCTCTTGGTGACCCTGAGGCTGCTTTTGCTGCTGCAAAGATTTTGTCTGAGGGGACTTTAACAAAACCGAAAGATGATTATAACGCACGAAGATTGATTGAGGTTGCAGCCCAAAATAAGCACCTTATGGCTCAAATGCTGTTGGCACAATGGTTGATTGAAGGCCGTGGTGGGGAAACCGATTTTAAACGGGCTTTTTATTTGCTGTTTGATAATGCCGTTAAAATGGTTGCGGTGGCACAAGTTAATCTGGCAAGACTTTATCGCGATGCAATAGGGGTAGAGGGCGATATTATTACTGCTGCTGCGTGGTATATGGTGGCAAAGAAGGCGAAAGTGCAAGCTTCTGATCTTGAAGTGATGCTCCAGGGAATGGATGAGGCTCAATTAAAGGAAGCAGAACAAAAAGCGATCGCATTCATACCTGTTCTTTAA
- a CDS encoding OpgC family protein produces MAHHSTSPHDTLLSNYDRHIPPLSYRDTRIDVLRSLALLTIFINHIPGTFYEHLTHKNFGFSDSAEIFVLLSGVALGLSFHTQALKSCFTLYLQKLWKRAFVLYKAHLFTTFTTLALFLGASILWHSEQLSSQNNVGIFLTQPFITFLSILSLGHQLGYNNILSLYIVCMLFAPFALYFTGKHKGLLLFISLMIYLICGFYSIAPPSYPLQGQWFLNPLSWQFLFIIGLTSAIYLKQGGKIIFRPLIVIVSASYLVFALLWVRLEWWGSFGSSDWSSPLMNFNKTFLSLPRLVHILALASLILCLPCLHERFHVSPKHPLAILGKQGLPVFVTGTIFAMCGQIFKTLTTSTFFSDTLLIISGIAIQFAVAYYYESQKTHRPVPSKR; encoded by the coding sequence ATGGCACATCATAGCACTTCCCCTCACGACACACTCCTTTCAAATTATGATAGGCATATCCCTCCTTTATCTTACCGTGATACCCGTATTGATGTGTTGCGTTCTTTAGCGCTGTTGACGATTTTCATCAATCATATTCCTGGAACATTTTATGAGCATCTCACACACAAAAACTTCGGTTTTTCTGATTCGGCAGAAATATTTGTTTTGCTTTCAGGTGTTGCTCTCGGGTTAAGCTTTCATACTCAAGCCCTCAAAAGCTGTTTTACTTTATATTTGCAAAAACTTTGGAAAAGAGCTTTTGTGCTTTATAAAGCACATCTTTTTACCACCTTTACCACATTAGCCCTCTTTTTGGGAGCCTCTATTCTTTGGCACTCAGAACAACTTTCATCTCAGAATAATGTGGGTATATTTCTAACACAACCTTTCATCACATTTTTAAGCATTTTAAGCCTTGGCCATCAACTAGGCTATAATAATATTCTTTCTCTTTATATTGTTTGTATGTTGTTTGCTCCTTTTGCCCTTTATTTCACTGGCAAACATAAAGGTCTTCTTCTTTTCATATCATTGATGATATACCTTATATGTGGCTTTTATAGCATTGCACCACCTTCTTATCCACTCCAAGGGCAGTGGTTTTTAAACCCTTTATCGTGGCAGTTTCTTTTCATTATCGGGTTAACAAGCGCTATATATCTCAAACAAGGAGGGAAAATCATCTTTCGTCCTTTAATTGTGATTGTCTCAGCAAGTTATCTCGTGTTTGCACTGTTATGGGTGCGCCTAGAGTGGTGGGGAAGTTTTGGATCATCTGACTGGTCTTCACCCCTCATGAATTTTAATAAAACTTTCTTAAGCCTTCCCCGCTTGGTACACATTTTAGCCTTAGCGTCTCTAATCCTTTGCCTTCCCTGTTTGCATGAACGATTTCACGTCTCCCCAAAGCACCCCTTAGCGATTTTAGGCAAACAGGGCTTACCAGTTTTTGTCACCGGCACTATTTTTGCAATGTGTGGGCAAATTTTTAAAACACTAACGACAAGCACATTTTTTTCCGACACTCTCTTGATAATAAGCGGTATCGCAATACAATTTGCTGTAGCATACTATTATGAAAGTCA